The following proteins are co-located in the Deltaproteobacteria bacterium genome:
- the lpxB gene encoding lipid-A-disaccharide synthase produces the protein MSSGGRQCTICLVAGDVSGDDNAGHLAAAIRQLAPAVRLVGAGGSAMRAAGVEIAVETTDLSAVGVLDSVRMLPQLVARFRRWQRLVRSARPDLVVLVDSETVNAPAALWLYRRRVPVAFFFPPQVWLWGRWRLPAIVPLARRVISAFQPEAALYAQAGADTVWVGHPLRELVQVSEDAPAALGALGLDPSRPLVALMPGSRTNEVRRLAPAILGAARILQARDPALQFALPLASDALRAEVERQVAASGVRGVVLYRPQSYAVLSQARVVLQCSGTATLEAALLGIPAVIVYRCIAIEYLVGRYLLIDAPFIGMPNILLGEMVQPEFFHRHADAEHIAAEAWSLLTDECRRQRVRAQLAGIAGLLGPPGAFARAAQAVVGLLPPAAELMPVPAPGNGDDCGRRAQAR, from the coding sequence GTGAGCAGCGGCGGGCGACAGTGCACGATTTGTTTGGTTGCCGGCGACGTTTCCGGGGATGACAACGCGGGACATCTGGCGGCGGCCATCCGCCAACTGGCTCCGGCGGTGCGCCTGGTGGGGGCGGGCGGGAGCGCCATGCGCGCGGCCGGCGTCGAAATTGCCGTCGAGACCACCGACCTATCCGCCGTCGGCGTGTTGGATTCCGTACGCATGCTGCCCCAGCTGGTGGCCCGCTTTCGGCGCTGGCAGCGGTTGGTGCGCAGCGCGCGACCGGATTTGGTGGTGCTGGTGGACAGCGAAACGGTGAACGCGCCGGCGGCGCTGTGGCTGTACCGGCGGCGGGTGCCGGTGGCGTTCTTCTTCCCGCCCCAGGTCTGGCTCTGGGGACGGTGGCGGTTACCGGCGATTGTGCCGCTGGCGCGCCGCGTGATCTCGGCCTTTCAACCGGAAGCGGCGCTCTACGCGCAAGCCGGCGCCGACACGGTCTGGGTCGGGCATCCGCTGCGCGAGCTGGTGCAGGTGAGCGAAGACGCGCCCGCGGCGCTGGGTGCGCTCGGACTCGACCCGTCCCGGCCGCTGGTGGCGTTGATGCCGGGCAGTCGCACCAACGAGGTGCGGCGGCTGGCGCCGGCGATTTTGGGCGCTGCCCGGATCTTGCAGGCGCGCGATCCGGCGCTGCAGTTCGCTTTGCCGCTGGCCAGCGATGCACTGCGGGCCGAGGTCGAGCGGCAGGTGGCCGCCAGCGGCGTGCGCGGAGTGGTGCTCTACCGCCCGCAATCGTACGCGGTGCTCAGTCAGGCGCGGGTGGTGTTGCAGTGCTCGGGCACCGCCACCCTGGAGGCAGCGCTGCTCGGCATTCCGGCGGTGATTGTCTATCGCTGCATCGCGATCGAGTACCTGGTGGGCCGGTATCTGCTGATCGATGCACCGTTCATTGGCATGCCTAACATTCTGTTGGGCGAGATGGTGCAGCCAGAGTTTTTCCACCGGCACGCCGACGCCGAGCACATCGCGGCCGAGGCCTGGTCGCTGCTCACCGACGAGTGCCGCCGCCAGCGCGTGCGCGCGCAGCTCGCCGGCATTGCCGGCCTGCTCGGACCGCCGGGGGCATTTGCGCGCGCGGCGCAGGCGGTGGTGGGGTTGTTGCCGCCGGCGGCCGAGCTGATGCCAGTGCCCGCGCCCGGCAACGGCGATGACTGCGGGCGCCGTGCCCAGGCCCGCTGA
- a CDS encoding glycosyltransferase family 2 protein: MPDMPLLLLRVAGVVVGLAGLWLTYRLRFRARRLANSEWLLGTLLAFALVVCGLVPNAFDFLLGLFAFRKGGGQRLIGLLIFSNLLSYVLIYLALTRSNRAEEVIDRVVRELAKRQYRESRDADDAQLYIVIPAFNEAANIGAVLAGVPPLVCGLRTKPIVVVDGATDDTATVVRQCSSEPVCYLVNRGGGSALKAGYDLAIENGGDIVVTLDADGQHRPDEISRLVQPIVDGRADLVNGSRLLGRYQVERWSRATGLVLFNWLISLLTLTRITDCSSGFRAIRTAELAKLELRQPQFHTSELLIEALRKGLRVTEVPISGERRRSGESKKPASWRYGWGFARAIVSTWLR; the protein is encoded by the coding sequence ATGCCTGACATGCCGTTGCTGCTTCTGCGCGTTGCCGGCGTGGTGGTTGGTCTGGCCGGTCTGTGGCTGACCTATCGGCTACGGTTTCGCGCGCGCCGGCTGGCGAACTCGGAGTGGCTGCTGGGTACATTGCTGGCCTTCGCGCTGGTCGTCTGCGGCTTGGTGCCGAACGCCTTCGACTTCCTGCTCGGCCTATTCGCCTTTCGCAAGGGCGGCGGGCAGCGGCTGATCGGCTTGTTGATCTTCTCGAATCTGCTCTCGTACGTGCTGATCTACCTCGCGTTGACTCGCAGCAATCGGGCCGAGGAGGTGATTGACCGGGTTGTCCGGGAGCTGGCCAAGCGGCAGTACCGCGAGAGCCGCGACGCTGACGACGCCCAGCTGTACATCGTCATCCCGGCCTTCAACGAGGCCGCCAACATCGGCGCGGTGTTGGCCGGCGTCCCGCCGCTGGTTTGCGGGTTGCGCACCAAGCCCATTGTCGTCGTTGACGGCGCCACTGACGACACCGCAACCGTGGTGCGGCAGTGCAGCAGCGAGCCGGTGTGCTACCTCGTCAATCGCGGCGGGGGCTCGGCACTGAAGGCGGGCTACGATCTGGCCATCGAGAACGGGGGGGATATCGTCGTCACGCTAGATGCCGACGGCCAGCATCGGCCCGACGAGATTTCCCGATTGGTGCAGCCGATCGTCGATGGCCGCGCCGATCTAGTCAACGGCTCGCGGCTGCTCGGGCGCTACCAGGTCGAGCGCTGGAGCCGGGCTACCGGCTTGGTGTTGTTCAATTGGCTCATCAGCCTGCTCACGCTCACCCGCATCACCGATTGTTCCAGCGGTTTTCGCGCGATTCGCACCGCCGAGCTGGCCAAGTTAGAGTTACGCCAGCCGCAGTTCCACACCTCCGAGCTGTTGATCGAGGCGCTGCGCAAAGGGCTGCGAGTGACGGAAGTACCGATCAGCGGCGAGCGCCGGCGAAGCGGCGAAAGCAAGAAGCCCGCGTCGTGGCGTTACGGCTGGGGGTTTGCCCGCGCGATCGTGTCGACGTGGTTGCGCTAG